The Tenacibaculum jejuense genome includes a window with the following:
- a CDS encoding LytR/AlgR family response regulator transcription factor: MLKAIIVDDEDKAIKSLSWELSNFNDEVEILETFTNPSKALDFIANHKIDCLFLDIEMPTMDGFQFIEKLPKKDFAIVITTAYNEYAIKALKKEAIDYLLKPVDTDDLEQSLKKITKFTKRISVSDTNEKLEQILYNFNQKLEEKKVVINADGRLIFLEPSEILCIESDGNYSSIYTTEGKKIVVTKKLKEVNSLLPETLFFRIHNSYIINLGKVKEYYKTDGYVILEKNHKIPVSRQRKTEFLDKF, from the coding sequence ATGTTAAAAGCAATCATTGTCGACGATGAGGACAAGGCTATAAAAAGCTTATCATGGGAACTCTCGAATTTTAACGATGAAGTTGAAATACTTGAAACCTTTACTAACCCTAGTAAAGCACTCGATTTTATAGCTAATCATAAAATTGATTGTCTTTTTCTGGATATAGAAATGCCTACTATGGATGGTTTTCAATTCATAGAAAAACTTCCTAAAAAAGACTTCGCTATTGTAATTACAACTGCTTATAATGAATATGCCATAAAAGCCTTAAAGAAAGAAGCTATAGATTATTTGTTAAAACCAGTAGATACAGATGATCTTGAGCAAAGTCTTAAAAAAATCACGAAATTTACCAAACGAATATCAGTAAGCGATACCAACGAAAAATTAGAGCAAATTTTATACAACTTCAATCAGAAACTAGAAGAAAAAAAAGTTGTTATTAATGCTGATGGTCGTTTAATATTTTTAGAACCTTCAGAGATTCTTTGCATAGAATCTGATGGAAATTATAGTTCAATTTATACCACTGAAGGAAAAAAAATAGTAGTTACAAAAAAATTAAAAGAGGTAAACTCTTTACTACCGGAAACCCTATTCTTTAGAATACATAACTCTTATATTATTAACCTTGGAAAGGTGAAGGAATACTACAAAACAGATGGTTATGTAATTTTAGAAAAAAATCATAAAATACCAGTATCTAGACAGCGAAAAACTGAATTTTTAGACAAGTTTTAA
- a CDS encoding tetratricopeptide repeat-containing sensor histidine kinase, which translates to MENRLVILAILFLNSLVFSQNTNKTDLKTIFNQIVDNKYENYFKLDSILEKNRELNTIPQEEFYKLYENSLKKDYKIGQIYAYNNIGKVFRLQSKYEKAIEYHIKALKLVNTIKNNDVKAYTLNLLGSCYRRLDDIKNALNCHQDALTLTKRVKKETLINKRNKSISVNNIGNIYLLLKQYDLALQKFETSISISKELNNKLGLAINYQNMGFSQENLGFYDDAIENYYNSLKINKELNSERGQIICYNSLASTNLKKLEFEKALELMEKIYPLAVEKNNKFYLARTLTNLGIANLKTNHLEDAEKYLTESVKLSSENNFNRSNTRSLFALSELYEKQKEEKKAYEYYKKAVALEKKTINEKTFSYVNNLISKQNILAKINERDNMEKQFQIQDLRTEQDRNILIITLVTIALSSIALYSVYRQKLLNNDRKILLLEQQALQTQMNPHFIFNALNSIKLYVINNDQKQAVYYLNKFSKLIRNILEVSKVKEVSLKEELSTMDLYMTIENIRFSNEIDYTLNINPDLNTDTIKVPPLVLQPFLENAIWHGLSSKEGNKKITLTANKVSEDVVSVNIIDNGIGREAAGEIKRSKSLKRKSVGIDLTIERLKTFAEDYEEEFTLTYHDLTDDFGKPAGTKVSIQFPVV; encoded by the coding sequence ATGGAAAATAGGTTAGTAATACTTGCTATTCTTTTTTTAAATTCTTTGGTGTTCTCTCAGAATACTAATAAAACAGATTTAAAAACTATCTTCAATCAAATTGTAGATAACAAGTATGAAAACTATTTTAAACTCGATTCTATACTTGAAAAAAATCGTGAATTAAATACTATACCGCAAGAAGAGTTTTACAAACTGTACGAAAACAGCTTAAAAAAAGATTACAAAATAGGTCAAATTTACGCGTACAATAACATTGGTAAAGTTTTTCGTTTACAATCTAAATATGAAAAAGCAATTGAATACCACATCAAAGCTTTAAAATTAGTAAACACTATTAAAAACAATGATGTTAAAGCTTACACACTAAACTTATTAGGATCTTGTTACAGAAGGTTAGACGATATAAAAAATGCATTAAACTGTCATCAAGATGCATTAACACTGACTAAAAGAGTAAAAAAAGAAACGCTAATAAATAAAAGAAATAAAAGTATTTCTGTAAACAACATAGGAAACATTTATCTTCTACTAAAACAATACGATTTAGCATTACAAAAGTTCGAAACTTCTATCTCAATTTCTAAGGAACTCAACAACAAACTTGGTTTAGCTATCAATTATCAGAATATGGGATTCAGTCAAGAAAATCTTGGGTTTTATGACGATGCCATAGAAAACTATTACAATTCATTAAAAATAAACAAAGAGTTAAATTCTGAGCGAGGACAAATCATTTGTTACAACAGCTTAGCTTCTACAAATTTGAAAAAATTAGAGTTTGAAAAAGCGCTGGAACTCATGGAAAAAATTTATCCTTTAGCTGTAGAAAAAAACAACAAGTTCTATTTAGCACGTACTCTTACAAATCTTGGAATTGCAAATCTTAAGACGAATCATCTTGAAGATGCAGAAAAATATTTAACTGAATCTGTAAAATTATCAAGTGAAAATAATTTTAACAGAAGCAATACCAGAAGCTTATTTGCACTTTCTGAATTATATGAGAAACAGAAAGAAGAAAAAAAAGCATATGAATACTACAAAAAAGCTGTTGCTTTAGAGAAGAAAACTATCAATGAAAAAACGTTCTCTTATGTTAATAACTTAATTTCGAAGCAAAATATTTTAGCTAAGATTAATGAAAGAGATAATATGGAGAAACAGTTCCAAATTCAAGATTTAAGAACAGAACAAGATCGTAATATTCTTATCATTACTTTAGTTACTATTGCGTTATCGAGTATTGCTTTATATTCTGTTTACAGGCAAAAGTTATTAAATAATGACAGAAAAATATTATTGTTAGAGCAACAAGCATTACAAACGCAAATGAATCCTCACTTCATTTTCAATGCTTTAAACTCTATAAAACTTTACGTAATTAATAACGATCAAAAACAAGCTGTTTATTACCTAAATAAATTCTCTAAATTAATTCGAAATATTCTTGAAGTTTCTAAGGTAAAGGAAGTTAGTTTGAAGGAAGAACTTTCTACTATGGATTTATACATGACTATTGAAAATATCCGTTTCTCTAATGAAATAGATTATACGCTAAATATAAATCCGGATTTAAATACAGACACTATAAAAGTACCACCTTTAGTATTACAACCTTTTTTAGAAAACGCTATTTGGCATGGTTTGTCTTCTAAAGAAGGAAATAAAAAAATTACACTAACTGCAAATAAGGTTTCTGAAGATGTTGTCTCTGTAAATATTATAGATAATGGAATAGGTAGAGAAGCTGCAGGAGAAATTAAGAGGTCTAAATCTTTAAAAAGAAAATCTGTTGGAATTGATTTAACCATAGAGCGATTAAAAACTTTCGCTGAAGATTACGAAGAAGAATTTACACTTACCTACCACGATTTAACTGACGATTTTGGTAAACCTGCAGGAACAAAAGTATCTATTCAGTTTCCAGTAGTTTAA
- a CDS encoding sensor histidine kinase produces the protein MILLVLLASILIAVVTYYQYGEQTEEYNIHRLERKEKATRNNIEIELRRKTTFAVTAENLSKIFQDRIYEIANVHNLTISMYDMNGKPLKSSIPYNFEEIDEKPLSKSIVNELANNSNYRISKNRTVNDVTYQSSYTYINDTRFKRIGILELTVAQDNEEQKKELREFMSRLLVVYILMLIAGIALAYFLSTYITRSIQTISNKLKETRLNKQNEKITLNAASSEINSLVDSYNNMIDQLEDSAVKLAQSEREQAWREMAKQVAHEIKNPLTPMRLTVQSFLRKFDPTDSNIREKIAEYSETIIQQIDVMSSIASAFSDFAKMPTQRKENLDVVDVVKHALDIFNEDYIHYYPEEKELHAHLDKTQLIRIITNLVKNATQAMKDDETNPVIEVKVISKENNVIITVSDNGKGISEENKKLIFEPKFTTKTSGMGLGLPMIKNIIEAYNGEITFSSTLGTGTVFTVTLPKT, from the coding sequence ATGATACTTTTAGTGTTGTTGGCATCGATTCTTATTGCTGTTGTTACTTACTATCAATATGGTGAACAAACTGAAGAGTATAATATTCATCGTTTAGAGAGAAAAGAAAAAGCCACTCGAAATAATATTGAAATCGAGTTAAGACGTAAGACAACTTTTGCTGTTACAGCAGAAAATTTATCTAAAATATTTCAAGATAGAATTTACGAAATCGCCAACGTTCATAATTTAACAATTAGTATGTACGACATGAATGGAAAACCTCTTAAATCTTCCATTCCGTATAACTTTGAAGAGATTGATGAAAAACCTTTATCCAAAAGCATCGTAAATGAATTGGCTAATAACTCTAATTATAGAATTTCTAAAAATAGAACTGTAAATGATGTTACTTACCAATCATCATACACCTACATTAATGACACTCGTTTTAAACGCATTGGAATTCTAGAACTTACAGTTGCTCAAGATAACGAAGAACAAAAAAAAGAACTTCGTGAATTTATGAGCAGACTTTTAGTTGTTTATATTTTGATGTTAATTGCTGGTATTGCTCTAGCCTATTTCTTGTCTACATATATTACACGATCAATTCAAACAATTTCAAACAAGTTAAAAGAAACACGTTTGAATAAGCAAAACGAAAAAATTACACTCAATGCTGCTAGTTCTGAAATCAACTCTTTAGTAGACTCTTACAATAACATGATCGATCAACTGGAAGACAGTGCTGTTAAATTAGCGCAAAGTGAACGTGAACAAGCTTGGAGAGAAATGGCCAAACAAGTAGCACATGAAATTAAGAATCCATTAACTCCAATGCGATTAACAGTACAAAGTTTCTTAAGAAAGTTTGATCCTACCGATTCGAATATCAGAGAAAAAATCGCAGAGTACAGTGAAACCATCATTCAACAAATAGACGTAATGAGTTCTATTGCTTCAGCATTTTCTGACTTTGCTAAAATGCCAACACAACGAAAAGAAAACCTAGATGTAGTAGATGTTGTAAAACATGCATTAGACATCTTTAATGAAGATTATATTCATTATTATCCTGAAGAAAAAGAACTTCATGCACATTTAGATAAAACTCAATTGATTAGAATTATCACTAATCTTGTGAAAAATGCAACACAAGCCATGAAAGATGATGAAACTAATCCTGTGATTGAAGTAAAAGTAATTTCAAAAGAGAACAATGTAATTATTACTGTTTCTGATAACGGGAAAGGAATTTCAGAAGAAAATAAAAAATTAATTTTCGAACCTAAATTCACAACCAAAACTAGCGGAATGGGATTAGGTTTACCTATGATAAAAAACATTATTGAAGCCTATAACGGTGAAATAACTTTTTCATCTACTCTAGGCACAGGAACTGTTTTTACTGTAACTTTACCAAAAACTTAA
- a CDS encoding enoyl-CoA hydratase/isomerase family protein, with protein sequence MNFENILVEKTNEIATITINRPKKLNALNKATIEELHEAFKDLNNDVNTKVILLTGSGDKAFVAGADISEFAHFSEAEGGKLAAKGQELLFDFVENLSTPVIALVNGFALGGGLELAMSCHFRIASDNARVGLPETSLGVIPGYGGTQRLPQLIGKGKAMELIMTAGMMSAEEAKAYGLVNYVVTQEELKPLAEKIAGKIIKNSSVAIGKAIEAVNSGFKDGENGYKSEINAFGACFGTEDFKEGTTAFLEKRKPNFPNK encoded by the coding sequence ATGAACTTTGAGAACATATTGGTTGAAAAAACTAATGAAATAGCAACTATTACAATTAATAGACCTAAAAAACTGAATGCATTAAATAAAGCTACTATTGAAGAATTGCATGAAGCTTTTAAAGATTTAAATAATGATGTAAACACTAAAGTTATTTTATTAACTGGTAGTGGAGACAAAGCATTTGTTGCTGGTGCCGATATTTCTGAATTTGCTCATTTTTCTGAAGCTGAAGGTGGAAAATTAGCTGCAAAAGGACAAGAATTACTTTTCGATTTTGTTGAGAATTTATCAACTCCTGTAATCGCTTTAGTTAATGGTTTTGCTTTAGGTGGCGGATTAGAACTAGCAATGTCATGTCACTTTAGAATTGCTTCTGATAATGCAAGAGTTGGTTTACCAGAAACTTCATTAGGCGTAATTCCTGGATATGGAGGAACACAACGTTTACCTCAACTTATAGGAAAAGGTAAAGCTATGGAGTTAATTATGACTGCGGGAATGATGTCTGCTGAAGAAGCTAAGGCTTACGGATTAGTAAATTATGTAGTAACTCAGGAAGAATTAAAACCTTTAGCAGAGAAAATTGCGGGAAAAATTATTAAAAATTCATCTGTTGCAATTGGAAAAGCTATAGAAGCCGTAAACTCTGGATTTAAAGATGGAGAAAACGGATATAAATCTGAAATTAATGCTTTCGGTGCTTGTTTTGGAACTGAAGATTTTAAAGAAGGAACAACTGCTTTCTTAGAAAAAAGAAAACCAAATTTTCCAAATAAATAA
- a CDS encoding DNA polymerase III subunit — translation MTFEEIVGLEHIKKHLVTATENGRIPHAQLFVGKEGSGTLPMAIAYAQFLLCNFSNDADACNIKCNKLQHPDLHFTFPVTTNDKVKKHPTSDLFLEEWRTFINETPYGSLFDWLRHIGVENKQGQIGVDEAEDIVKKLSLKSYEGGFKVMIIWMAEKMNIAASNKLLKLIEEPPSKTIFLLVTEDEGKIINTIKSRCQALHFPSLSENDIVSFLTRKHDINQQDANRIAQQSEGNLNKALHLYHNDSKDLIFEEWFITWIRSAFKAKGNASVIQDLIIWSEIISKSGRETQKQFLQYCLHFFRQAMLLNYGAPDLVYLVPQTANFKLEKFAPFIHSGNILTIEKEVNDAQYHIERNGNAKIILLDLSIKLTRLLHTKEQKIEA, via the coding sequence ATGACTTTTGAAGAGATTGTTGGTTTAGAACATATTAAAAAACACTTAGTTACCGCAACTGAGAATGGAAGAATTCCACATGCTCAACTATTTGTTGGAAAAGAAGGGTCTGGTACATTACCAATGGCCATTGCTTATGCACAATTTTTACTGTGTAATTTTTCTAATGATGCTGATGCTTGTAATATAAAATGCAACAAATTACAACATCCTGATTTGCATTTTACTTTTCCTGTAACCACAAATGATAAGGTAAAAAAACACCCAACTAGTGATTTGTTTTTAGAGGAATGGAGAACATTTATTAATGAAACTCCATACGGCAGTTTATTCGATTGGTTAAGACATATTGGTGTAGAAAATAAACAGGGACAAATTGGTGTAGATGAGGCTGAAGATATTGTTAAGAAACTATCTTTAAAATCTTACGAAGGTGGATTTAAAGTGATGATTATATGGATGGCAGAAAAAATGAACATCGCTGCATCTAATAAACTTTTAAAACTGATTGAAGAACCGCCATCTAAAACTATATTTCTTTTAGTAACTGAAGATGAAGGGAAAATTATTAACACAATAAAATCACGTTGTCAAGCCTTACATTTCCCTAGTTTGTCTGAAAATGATATCGTTTCATTTTTAACTCGAAAACACGATATCAATCAACAAGATGCTAACCGAATTGCTCAACAGTCTGAAGGAAATTTAAATAAAGCGCTACATTTATATCATAACGATTCGAAAGATCTAATTTTTGAAGAATGGTTCATCACGTGGATTCGTAGTGCTTTTAAAGCCAAAGGAAATGCATCTGTAATTCAAGATTTAATTATATGGAGTGAAATTATTTCCAAATCTGGAAGAGAAACACAGAAACAATTTTTACAGTATTGTTTGCATTTTTTCAGACAAGCAATGTTATTAAACTATGGCGCTCCTGATCTTGTATATTTAGTTCCGCAAACCGCAAATTTCAAGTTAGAAAAATTCGCTCCTTTTATACACAGTGGCAATATTTTAACTATAGAAAAAGAAGTGAATGACGCACAATATCATATTGAAAGAAATGGGAACGCTAAAATTATTTTATTAGACTTATCCATAAAACTTACGCGCTTACTACACACTAAAGAACAAAAAATAGAAGCTTAG